The following coding sequences are from one Betaproteobacteria bacterium window:
- a CDS encoding TetR family transcriptional regulator, with protein sequence MPEIRSSDTRERILDTAEGLFMAQGYEGTSMRQITAGAGVNLAAVNYHFGSKEGLLREVFRRRLDWLNDERLRVLDAMESAAGTAPLKPSQIVDAFFGTLLRMADDEAHGGRVFLRLLGRTLTEPSEFIRAFLANEYSVVMGRFTTALFRALPDVPRAEIVWRFHFMLGATSYAIAGTDTLRLVTDWHLDSHADEGATRLLPRLMSFLLGGLRAPLPGGDDSVLPHATGASS encoded by the coding sequence ATGCCCGAAATCCGCAGCAGCGACACCCGCGAACGCATTCTCGACACCGCCGAGGGCCTGTTCATGGCCCAGGGCTACGAAGGGACGTCCATGCGGCAGATCACCGCCGGGGCGGGTGTCAATCTGGCCGCGGTCAATTACCACTTCGGATCCAAGGAAGGGCTGCTGCGGGAGGTCTTCCGGCGCCGCCTCGACTGGTTGAACGACGAGCGCCTGCGGGTGCTCGACGCCATGGAGTCGGCCGCCGGCACCGCCCCCCTGAAGCCTTCCCAGATCGTCGATGCCTTCTTCGGCACCCTGCTGCGCATGGCCGACGACGAGGCCCACGGCGGGCGGGTCTTTCTGCGCCTCCTCGGCCGCACCCTCACCGAACCCTCGGAATTCATCCGTGCCTTCCTGGCCAACGAGTATTCGGTCGTGATGGGGCGTTTCACGACGGCCCTGTTCCGGGCCTTGCCGGACGTACCGCGGGCCGAGATCGTCTGGCGCTTCCATTTCATGCTGGGGGCCACCTCTTACGCCATCGCCGGCACCGACACCCTGCGCCTGGTCACCGACTGGCACCTGGACAGCCATGCCGACGAGGGCGCCACCCGCCTGCTGCCGCGCCTCATGTCCTTTCTGCTCGGCGGGCTGCGGGCACCCCTGCCGGGGGGCGATGATTCCGTCCTGCCGCACGCCACTGGAGCTTCGTCATGA
- a CDS encoding EAL domain-containing protein: MGDEVSGFSPEGVKLLVVDDEPLLRDSLCAILRHAGYGVQGCESGQEALAALMAGGIDLILLDLHLGDIDGLDLLGMIRSARLEAAVIVISGDSMVESAIGALRLGASDYLRKPYEVEVLLHAVRRVLQRRHLERTNREIARQLEQSETQHRFLVEASPDLIFTLDEEFRFTYVNDRSVELTGYAPRELQGQSILSVIVPQDVDKLRYSLERADSGQRNVEFRIFRNTDGSEERHFDAVLVPARFEAPRGALAGGFSSLVYGIARDVTARKSAEDRLAHLAYHDILTGLPNRALFCDRLGLAMVQARRGGSKVAVLFIDLDRFKLANDTFGHLKGDELLKLVSGRLQGSLREMDTLARLGGDEFIVLLTGLNAPEDAGVVAHKLVADMAEPFLIGGAEVFLTASIGIALFPRDGEDIETLVRHADIAMYHVKSQGKNGFGYFLPDMGELSSRRFALENEIRRAIDHDQFDLYYQPQVDSDSRRVIGCEALIRWHHPERGLVAAGGFLPVVEEIGLMANLTDWVIERACRDLKVWQATGLELPRMAVNISPAVLDDEEFGERLVGILDRHGVSHRAFEIELTENVFISDQQTISARLAALAERGIRIAIDDFGTQYSSLSYLRNLPVDTIKIDQCFVREIEQGKEDSTIIRAIVAIASGLGLHVVAEGVETSLQANFLKSVGAREMQGFLFGRPMTRDDFTRLLNESLVTAH; this comes from the coding sequence GTGGGCGATGAGGTGAGCGGCTTCTCTCCGGAAGGGGTGAAGCTCCTCGTCGTTGACGACGAGCCGCTCCTGCGGGACAGCCTGTGCGCCATCCTGCGCCACGCCGGTTACGGGGTCCAGGGCTGCGAGAGTGGCCAGGAGGCCTTGGCGGCCCTGATGGCGGGTGGCATCGATCTCATCCTGCTCGACCTGCATCTGGGGGACATCGACGGCCTCGATCTGCTGGGCATGATCCGCAGCGCCCGGCTCGAGGCGGCGGTGATCGTCATCAGCGGCGATTCCATGGTCGAGTCCGCCATCGGTGCATTGCGTCTGGGGGCGAGCGACTACCTGCGCAAACCCTACGAAGTCGAAGTGCTCCTCCATGCCGTGCGCCGGGTGTTGCAGCGCCGCCACCTGGAACGGACCAACCGGGAGATCGCCCGCCAGCTCGAGCAGTCCGAGACCCAGCACCGCTTCCTGGTGGAAGCGTCCCCCGACCTGATCTTCACCCTCGACGAGGAATTCCGCTTTACCTACGTGAACGACCGTTCCGTCGAACTCACGGGCTATGCGCCGCGGGAACTCCAGGGACAGTCGATCCTGTCAGTCATCGTGCCCCAGGACGTCGACAAGCTGCGCTACAGCTTGGAGCGGGCCGATTCCGGCCAACGCAATGTGGAGTTCCGCATCTTTCGCAATACCGATGGATCGGAAGAGCGCCACTTCGACGCCGTTCTGGTTCCCGCCCGTTTCGAAGCGCCCCGGGGCGCGTTGGCCGGGGGCTTCAGCAGCCTGGTGTACGGCATTGCCCGCGACGTCACGGCGCGCAAGTCCGCCGAGGATCGTCTGGCCCACCTCGCCTACCACGATATCCTCACCGGGCTGCCCAACCGGGCGCTCTTCTGCGACCGCCTGGGGCTGGCCATGGTGCAGGCGCGGCGGGGTGGCAGCAAGGTGGCGGTGCTCTTCATCGATCTGGATCGCTTCAAGCTGGCCAACGACACCTTCGGCCACCTGAAGGGCGACGAACTGCTGAAGCTGGTCTCCGGCCGCCTCCAGGGCAGCCTGCGGGAGATGGACACCCTAGCGCGGCTGGGAGGCGACGAATTCATCGTCCTGCTCACCGGCCTCAATGCGCCGGAAGACGCCGGAGTCGTCGCCCACAAGCTGGTGGCCGACATGGCGGAACCCTTCCTCATCGGCGGGGCGGAAGTCTTCCTGACGGCCAGTATCGGCATCGCCCTTTTCCCGCGGGACGGCGAGGATATCGAAACCCTGGTGCGCCACGCGGACATCGCCATGTACCACGTCAAGTCCCAGGGCAAGAACGGCTTTGGCTACTTCCTGCCGGACATGGGCGAACTCTCCAGCCGCCGTTTTGCCCTGGAAAACGAAATCCGCCGTGCCATCGACCACGACCAGTTCGATCTTTATTACCAGCCCCAGGTCGATTCCGACAGCCGGCGGGTGATCGGCTGCGAGGCGCTCATTCGCTGGCACCACCCCGAGCGAGGCCTGGTGGCGGCGGGGGGCTTCCTGCCCGTGGTCGAGGAAATCGGTCTCATGGCCAACCTCACCGACTGGGTGATCGAGCGGGCCTGCCGCGACCTGAAGGTCTGGCAGGCCACGGGGCTGGAACTGCCGCGCATGGCGGTGAATATCTCGCCGGCGGTGCTCGACGACGAGGAGTTTGGCGAACGCCTGGTCGGCATTCTCGACCGCCACGGCGTCTCCCATCGGGCGTTCGAGATCGAGCTGACCGAAAACGTCTTCATCTCGGACCAGCAGACCATCTCGGCCCGGCTCGCCGCCCTGGCCGAGCGGGGCATCCGCATCGCCATCGACGACTTCGGCACCCAGTATTCCTCCCTCAGCTACCTGCGTAATCTCCCCGTCGATACCATCAAGATCGACCAGTGCTTCGTGCGCGAGATCGAGCAGGGCAAGGAAGATTCGACCATCATCAGGGCCATCGTTGCCATCGCCTCCGGCCTGGGCTTGCACGTGGTGGCCGAAGGCGTCGAGACGAGCCTGCAGGCCAATTTCCTCAAGAGCGTGGGCGCGCGGGAAATGCAGGGCTTCCTCTTCGGGCGCCCCATGACGCGGGACGACTTTACCCGGCTCCTCAACGAGAGCCTCGTCACCGCGCACTGA
- a CDS encoding HDOD domain-containing protein, translating into MMSGGAAGTMVAAAGAGPRDFRGKLAMARLPSMPQVLLRLLDLCHKEDVSLVDLAGVVGKDAAMAARVFALASSSAYHGRGRPSTLEQCLSLLGMNAIKTVVINESVMQVFNRFTSGRDVDLKRFWGHSLRTALIARELARRGSDDASPEEAYLGGLLHDVGQLAILASDPETYTRIFYEYEDNQALCARETEVFALTHAEVGAWLVEKWELDSFLGDSVLYHHESAARVATAHPLVRIVLAANRLAVLRSGEPGEEENALVALTGAAVSDLGGLLEAVEIELVSVAEQLGIQLPGPADVPAVVPRPAVSEADEVALLASRIQDVLLVDQTLAAQGPAAGAEAAVQGLARAIKLLFDVDPALWFEAVGERFEARPLGLKGNRLAQLAFARNSGSRLASALSAGPSFLLAGQRGGEIIDEQILRLVGGEGVLVLPLTTRHRAVGILVARINGSAEREALEGRLACLAHFGRGAAEALEDAKGGQRAPGGDKGIELRLNSLVHEISNPLSIIRNYLHVLEAECADKAFSPPELGVVRGEIDRIGKILHSVRQGREKPKSGGAASLNLNKVIGEIVSLCRSSLAVGPGIDIRLDLSAELPDIASDGDGVKQLLLNLLKNSIEAMPNGGIVRVTTAPWGSGSGASHAEIAIEDNGPGIPKEILARLYQQVTSTKGGQHQGIGLAIVGQLVRDLRGLINCRSSAQGTRFQILLPFSGK; encoded by the coding sequence ATGATGAGTGGCGGGGCAGCAGGCACCATGGTCGCAGCGGCAGGCGCTGGGCCGCGGGATTTCCGCGGCAAGCTCGCCATGGCGCGCCTGCCGTCCATGCCCCAGGTTCTGTTGCGCCTCCTCGATCTCTGCCACAAGGAGGACGTCTCCCTCGTCGATCTGGCGGGCGTGGTGGGCAAGGATGCAGCCATGGCGGCCCGGGTCTTCGCCCTGGCCTCGTCTTCCGCCTACCACGGGCGGGGGCGCCCCAGTACCCTGGAGCAGTGCCTGTCGCTCCTGGGCATGAATGCCATCAAGACGGTCGTCATCAACGAGTCGGTGATGCAGGTCTTCAATCGTTTCACTTCCGGGCGGGACGTGGACCTGAAGCGCTTCTGGGGACATTCCCTGCGTACCGCTCTCATCGCCCGGGAACTCGCCCGGCGCGGCAGCGACGACGCCAGTCCGGAAGAGGCCTATCTGGGCGGCCTGCTGCATGACGTCGGCCAGTTGGCCATTCTGGCTTCGGACCCGGAGACCTATACCCGCATTTTCTATGAGTACGAGGACAACCAGGCGCTGTGCGCCCGGGAGACCGAGGTCTTCGCGCTGACTCACGCCGAGGTGGGAGCCTGGCTGGTGGAGAAGTGGGAACTCGACTCCTTCCTGGGCGACAGCGTGCTGTACCACCACGAGTCCGCGGCGCGGGTCGCTACGGCGCATCCTCTGGTGCGCATCGTGCTGGCGGCCAACCGTCTGGCCGTCCTGCGGAGCGGGGAGCCCGGCGAGGAAGAGAACGCGCTGGTCGCCCTGACCGGGGCGGCGGTTTCCGATCTGGGCGGCCTGCTCGAAGCGGTCGAGATCGAGCTCGTCTCGGTGGCGGAGCAACTGGGCATCCAGCTTCCGGGTCCGGCCGACGTTCCTGCGGTTGTGCCCCGCCCGGCTGTTTCCGAGGCCGACGAAGTGGCACTGCTTGCCTCCCGCATCCAGGACGTGCTCCTGGTGGACCAGACCCTGGCCGCCCAAGGGCCAGCCGCTGGCGCGGAAGCGGCCGTTCAGGGCCTGGCCCGGGCCATCAAGCTGCTTTTCGACGTCGATCCGGCCCTGTGGTTCGAAGCCGTTGGCGAGCGCTTCGAAGCCCGTCCGCTGGGGCTCAAGGGGAACCGTCTTGCCCAGTTGGCCTTTGCCCGCAACTCCGGGTCCCGGCTGGCCTCAGCCCTGTCGGCGGGGCCTTCGTTCCTCCTGGCTGGACAACGGGGGGGTGAAATCATCGATGAGCAGATCCTGCGCCTGGTTGGGGGCGAGGGGGTTCTCGTCCTTCCTCTGACGACTCGGCACCGGGCGGTGGGAATCCTGGTGGCGAGGATCAATGGCAGTGCGGAGCGCGAAGCCCTGGAGGGCAGGCTGGCCTGCCTTGCCCATTTTGGCCGCGGCGCGGCAGAGGCTCTGGAAGATGCCAAGGGCGGGCAGCGCGCCCCGGGGGGCGACAAGGGTATCGAGTTGCGGCTCAACAGCCTGGTGCATGAAATCAGCAATCCCCTGTCGATCATCCGCAATTATCTGCATGTCCTGGAGGCCGAATGCGCCGACAAGGCCTTCTCACCGCCGGAACTGGGCGTGGTGCGGGGCGAGATCGACCGCATCGGCAAGATTCTCCACTCGGTGCGCCAGGGCCGGGAGAAGCCGAAATCCGGTGGGGCGGCATCTCTGAATCTCAACAAGGTCATCGGCGAGATCGTTTCCCTGTGTCGCAGTTCCCTGGCCGTGGGGCCGGGGATCGACATCCGGCTCGACCTCTCGGCCGAGCTTCCCGACATCGCCAGCGACGGGGATGGCGTCAAGCAATTGCTCCTCAACCTGTTGAAGAATTCCATCGAGGCCATGCCGAACGGGGGGATCGTGCGCGTGACCACGGCGCCCTGGGGGTCGGGATCGGGCGCGTCCCACGCCGAAATCGCCATCGAGGACAACGGTCCAGGAATCCCCAAGGAAATCCTCGCCCGCCTCTACCAGCAGGTCACCAGCACCAAGGGGGGGCAGCACCAGGGCATCGGGCTGGCCATCGTCGGGCAACTGGTGCGGGATCTGCGCGGCCTCATCAACTGCCGCTCCAGCGCCCAGGGCACCCGTTTCCAGATTCTTCTTCCCTTCTCCGGAAAGTAA
- a CDS encoding erythrose-4-phosphate dehydrogenase, protein MSLRLAINGYGRIGRCFLRALHASPCRRDMIVVAINEPADLESMAYLTRFDSTHGRFAAQVDLAPDTLLIDGQPIAVSHGPRPQDVDWKALGIDLLVEASGRYAHRGELEAFIAAGCPRLLLSQPAHSAEDVDRTVVYGFNEAGLSGRERIVSAASCTTNAVVPLLALLDETFGIEQGLLTTLHSVMNDQPLVDGYHHADLRRTRSAMQSMIPVATGLARGVERLLPHLCGRIDAKAIRIPVPNVSAIELVARLGRPADLATVNACLRQAAAGSGGRIGWTEEPHASTDFIHSPESAIVDGSQTRLCGDRLLNVFIWFDNEWGFANRMVDIAAYWGRRLP, encoded by the coding sequence ATGAGCCTGCGTCTCGCCATCAACGGCTACGGCCGCATCGGCCGCTGCTTCCTGCGCGCCCTGCACGCTTCGCCCTGCCGTCGCGACATGATCGTCGTCGCCATCAACGAGCCCGCCGATCTCGAAAGCATGGCCTACCTGACCCGCTTCGACTCGACCCACGGCCGCTTCGCCGCTCAGGTGGACCTTGCGCCCGACACCCTGCTCATCGACGGCCAGCCCATTGCGGTGAGCCACGGCCCAAGGCCGCAGGACGTGGATTGGAAGGCCCTGGGCATCGATCTCCTGGTCGAGGCTTCGGGCCGCTATGCTCACCGCGGCGAACTGGAGGCCTTCATCGCCGCCGGATGCCCCCGCCTGCTCCTTTCCCAACCGGCCCACAGCGCCGAGGATGTGGATCGCACCGTCGTCTACGGTTTCAATGAAGCCGGACTGAGCGGGCGCGAACGCATCGTTTCCGCCGCATCCTGCACCACCAATGCCGTCGTGCCGCTGCTTGCCCTGCTGGACGAGACTTTCGGCATCGAGCAGGGCCTCCTCACCACCCTGCACTCGGTCATGAACGACCAGCCCCTGGTCGACGGCTACCACCACGCGGATTTGCGCCGTACCCGTTCGGCCATGCAGTCCATGATCCCGGTGGCCACGGGACTGGCCCGGGGCGTCGAACGGCTGCTGCCCCATCTGTGCGGCCGCATCGATGCCAAGGCGATCCGCATCCCGGTACCCAACGTTTCCGCTATCGAGTTGGTGGCCCGTCTGGGCCGGCCCGCGGACCTCGCCACGGTCAATGCCTGCCTGCGGCAGGCCGCTGCGGGTTCCGGCGGGCGCATTGGCTGGACCGAGGAACCCCACGCCTCGACGGACTTCATCCACAGCCCCGAATCGGCCATCGTCGACGGCAGCCAGACCCGCCTGTGCGGCGATCGCCTGCTCAATGTGTTCATCTGGTTCGACAACGAGTGGGGATTCGCCAACCGCATGGTCGACATTGCCGCCTACTGGGGGCGCCGCCTGCCCTGA
- a CDS encoding alpha/beta hydrolase, giving the protein MLHGWMDSSPTFQFVVEALEGEWHVVAPDWRGYGASTWLGRPYWFADYFADLEILLRHFSPDSPARLVGHSMGASIAAAYAGARPERVRGLVMLDFLGLPQAGADEAPTRLRHWLETLDDPPALRSYGDCAELARRLRFSNPRLSVARAQFLARECGRATPEGRIVPACDPWHRHPAPVPYQVADAMACWRAISAPVRLLVAEQGYVAQRFAEDGAELARRLACFSRLVREDIADCGHNLHHDQPERVAAAIENFFQVAERG; this is encoded by the coding sequence ATGCTGCACGGCTGGATGGATTCCTCGCCCACCTTCCAGTTCGTGGTCGAGGCCCTGGAGGGCGAGTGGCACGTCGTCGCTCCGGACTGGCGGGGTTACGGGGCCAGCACCTGGCTGGGGCGACCCTACTGGTTCGCCGATTACTTTGCCGACCTCGAGATTCTGCTGCGCCATTTTTCGCCGGACTCCCCCGCACGGCTGGTGGGACACAGCATGGGGGCAAGCATCGCTGCGGCCTACGCAGGCGCGCGGCCCGAGCGGGTTCGTGGTCTGGTCATGCTCGATTTTCTCGGCCTGCCCCAGGCCGGTGCGGACGAGGCGCCGACGCGGCTCCGCCATTGGCTGGAAACCCTGGACGATCCGCCAGCCCTGCGGAGCTATGGGGATTGCGCGGAACTCGCACGGCGCCTGCGTTTCTCCAACCCCCGCCTGAGCGTGGCGCGGGCCCAATTCCTGGCCCGGGAGTGCGGGCGCGCGACGCCCGAGGGAAGAATCGTCCCGGCCTGCGACCCCTGGCATCGGCACCCGGCGCCGGTTCCCTATCAGGTCGCGGACGCCATGGCGTGCTGGCGTGCCATCAGCGCGCCGGTCCGCCTTCTCGTCGCCGAGCAGGGTTACGTGGCGCAGCGTTTTGCCGAAGATGGAGCCGAGCTCGCCCGGCGCCTGGCGTGTTTCTCGCGTCTGGTTCGGGAGGACATCGCCGATTGCGGCCACAATCTGCACCACGACCAGCCGGAGCGTGTGGCCGCCGCAATCGAAAATTTCTTCCAGGTCGCGGAGCGCGGATAG
- a CDS encoding ProQ/FinO family protein, producing the protein MTATEKKSGPRRNVLLDALRADYAVFRDTLPLAIGIHKVLRERHPDFEAPALRTALRLHTTSTAYLKAIAKAEQRFDLDGAPAGEVSAEQREQAETELRERFKKAADRRKNEAEAARRQEKLEELARKFSRN; encoded by the coding sequence ATGACCGCCACCGAAAAGAAGTCCGGCCCTCGCCGCAATGTGCTCCTCGATGCCCTGCGGGCCGATTACGCCGTCTTCCGCGACACCCTGCCCCTGGCCATCGGGATTCACAAGGTCTTGCGCGAGCGGCATCCCGATTTCGAGGCGCCCGCCCTGCGCACCGCCCTGCGCCTGCACACCACGTCCACCGCCTATCTCAAGGCCATCGCCAAGGCAGAGCAGCGCTTCGATCTGGACGGGGCGCCGGCGGGGGAAGTCAGCGCCGAACAGCGGGAGCAGGCCGAGACCGAACTGCGGGAACGCTTCAAGAAGGCTGCCGATCGCCGCAAGAACGAGGCCGAAGCTGCCCGGCGGCAGGAAAAGCTGGAGGAACTGGCGCGCAAGTTCAGCCGCAACTGA
- a CDS encoding peroxiredoxin produces the protein MLAQALPDFSLAATGGGTFTPAAQAGKVIVLYFYPKDSTPGCTTEAQQFRDLHERFVAAGAVVFGISRDSLKSHENFKAKQELPFELLCDKDETASTLFGVIKMKTLYGKAVRGIERSTFVADRMGVLRREWRGVKVPGHAQEVLDFVQTL, from the coding sequence ATGCTCGCTCAAGCCCTGCCCGATTTCTCCCTCGCCGCCACCGGAGGCGGCACGTTTACCCCGGCAGCCCAGGCCGGCAAGGTCATCGTTCTCTACTTCTACCCCAAGGACAGCACGCCGGGTTGCACCACCGAAGCGCAGCAGTTCCGCGACCTGCACGAGCGCTTCGTCGCGGCCGGTGCAGTGGTTTTCGGCATTTCCCGCGACAGCCTCAAATCCCACGAGAACTTCAAGGCCAAACAGGAGCTTCCCTTCGAACTCCTGTGCGACAAGGACGAAACGGCCTCGACCCTGTTCGGGGTCATCAAGATGAAAACCCTGTACGGCAAGGCGGTACGGGGCATCGAGCGCAGTACCTTCGTTGCCGACCGCATGGGCGTGCTGCGCCGGGAATGGCGGGGGGTGAAGGTTCCCGGCCATGCCCAGGAAGTGCTCGATTTCGTGCAGACCCTCTGA